In Choristoneura fumiferana chromosome 21, NRCan_CFum_1, whole genome shotgun sequence, a single genomic region encodes these proteins:
- the LOC141440056 gene encoding large ribosomal subunit protein mL65-like: MNIIRLHRTIPKLKHVLNRRSSQAAVLEQNEYTENPEYPPIMDMSLQSRKLRERETVYEKIKQLKTIEEKQIALNMPRYYGFECVMLTEDKVPYNAMPLVQCYTRTHFIPQDKLPDLYTETTPAAESVVAEIKSLVEDAIAIEHEGIKHNFAPITGKSMEEQKENALAKHIVRQINRIISNNLSEKVPHILSAQVDYDPRHEAFWFVGGVDPSRKVIRARSQYKWLKSKLLEPKDRAVQYLGTPMLALRSHLPLRPLMPYSEATNPDFKVAKFTYVPQNVGYKPTTRHATNIPGFWPGDYDEFGLLSYHGRSHILARKQSFGPEDDLEALHCQAMKSSFGWLLAQASYQGFTTYNDLTYPLTTQTVITNGQLWSLYSYQLNTVVMHNEQIDKNPKHNVCFGTQPMKLFETIENGNVKGLNEEVLKMLVQFYMNVPEKRDHDMKPYLGKEEQVVADIEDDKRRCWLEDVYKHLVSNRPKHLLVPELYLWEKIYKIQFNTRFFEKKRRPFELGIQPYSRKLNEHLPPYIPKILRPYPKAKKKFETTYYPDV, translated from the exons atgAATATAATCAGACTTCATAGAACAATTCCAAAACTAAAACATGTGTTAAATAGACGTTCGTCTCAAGCGGCGGTGCTTGAGCAAAATGAATACACTGAGAATCCGGAATATCCTCCTATTATGGACATGTCTCTTCAGAGCCGGAAATTGCGAGAAAGGGAAAcagtgtatgaaaaaataaaacaattgaaaacTATTGAAGAGAAACAAATAGCCCTTAATATGCCGCGTTATTATGGATTTGAATGTGTTATGCTCACAGAAGATAAGGTTCCTTACAACGCTATGCCCTTGGTACAGTGTTACACAAGAACACACTTCATACCTCAAGACAAGCTTCCTGACCTGTACACTGAAACGACACCTGCGGCGGAATCAGTAGTAGCTGAAATAAAGTCACTAGTGGAGGATGCAATTGCAATAGAACATGAAGGCATTAA ACACAACTTCGCCCCTATAACTGGGAAAAGTATGGAGGAACAAAAGGAAAATGCTTTGGCCAAACACATTGTGAGACAAATCAATAGAATTATCAGCAACAATTTGTCTGAAAAAGTTCCACATATATTGTCAGCGCAG GTAGATTATGACCCTCGCcatgaagcattttggtttGTTGGAGGAGTTGACCCCTCGCGGAAAGTGATCCGTGCAAGGTCACAATATAAGTGGCTCAAAAGCAAGCTTTTGGAACCAAAGGACAGAGCAGTGCAATACTtgg GAACTCCAATGCTGGCGTTAAGAAGCCACTTACCTTTAAGACCTTTGATGCCATATAGTGAAGCTACCAATCCTGATTTCAAAGTGGCCAAATTTACCTATGTTCCTCAAAATGTTGGATATAAGCCTACAACCAGGCATGCCACTAATATTCCGG GATTTTGGCCAGGTGACTATGACGAATTTGGCCTTCTGTCTTATCATGGGCGTAGTCATATTTTGGCGCGAAAACAGTCATTTGGTCCTGAAGATGACCTAGAAGCACTACATTGTCAGGCAATGAAGTCAAGTTTTGGCTGGTTACTTGCACAAGCTAGCTATCAAGGGTTCACAACATACAATGACTTGACATATCCGTTGACTACACAAACTGTCATTACCAATGGACAACTTTGGTCTCTGTACTCTTACCAGCTAAACACAGTGGTCATGCACAATGAACAAATTGATAAAAACCCTAAACATAATGTTTGTTTTGGCACACAGCCTATGAAACTATTTGAGACCATTGAAAATGGAAATGTTAAGGGTCTCAATGAAGAAGTTTTGAAAATGTTAGTGCAATTTTACATGAATGTACCTGAAAAAAGAGATCATGATATGAAACCATACTTGGGTAAAGAAGAACAGGTAGTAGCTGACATAGAAGATGACAAGAGAAGATGTTGGCTTGAAGATGTTTATAAACATCTAGTTTCAAACAGACCTAAGCATTTACTGGTACCTGAGCTATATCTGTGGGAAAAGATCTACAAGATCCAATTTAATACTAGATTCTTTGAGAAAAAACGCAGACCATTTGAACTTGGTATACAGCCTTACAGCAGAAAGCTTAATGAGCATCTCCCTCCGTATATTCCTAAAATACTGAGACCATACCCTAAGGCCAAGAAGAAGTTCGAGACTACCTATTATCCTGACGTTTAA
- the LOC141440058 gene encoding uncharacterized protein has translation MAASTEIVSLDQLIASSLSGHDLREFNRIHYGRTHHHAIEIVSTVQRFADDNGFEIAAYDFPAKQEETRNPRLVKVGVIQHSIAAPTDKPIVVQREAIFDKIRKLIDAAGQAGVNVLCLQEAWSMPFAFCTREKQPWCEFAESANDGPSTQFLKELALKYKMVIVSPILERDEIHGETIWNTAVVINEFGKVIGKHRKNHIPRVGDFNESTYYFEGNTGHPVFETKYGRIAINICYGRHHPQNWLMFGINGAEMVFNPSATVAGLSEHLWCVEARNAAIANSYFTFAINRVGTEHFPNEFTSGDGKPAHKEFGHFYGSSYATAPDGARTPGLSRVRDGLLIAQIDLNMCRQIKDKWGFTMTQRLDLYADSLSKAVKHDYKPQIIRNN, from the coding sequence ATGGCAGCTTCAACTGAAATTGTGAGCCTTGATCAACTAATTGCAAGTTCTTTATCAGGCCATGATTTGAGGGAATTCAACCGTATCCACTATGGAAGAACTCATCATCACGCGATCGAAATAGTTTCTACTGTTCAAAGATTTGCCGATGATAATGGTTTTGAAATCGCGGCTTATGACTTTCCTGCGAAACAGGAGGAAACTCGAAACCCGAGGTTGGTGAAAGTGGGGGTAATACAGCATTCGATCGCCGCACCGACCGACAAGCCTATTGTGGTACAAAGAGAAGCAATATTCGACAAGATACGCAAGCTCATTGACGCAGCCGGACAAGCGGGTGTCAATGTTTTATGTTTACAAGAGGCATGGAGCATGCCATTTGCTTTTTGTACCAGAGAGAAGCAGCCTTGGTGTGAATTTGCGGAATCCGCAAATGATGGACCCAGCACCCAATTCTTAAAGGAACTTGCCTTGAAATATAAAATGGTTATTGTATCCCCTATTCTAGAGAGAGATGAAATCCATGGTGAAACTATATGGAATACCGCTGTTGTTATCAATGAGTTTGGTAAAGTAATAGGAAAACATAGGAAAAATCACATTCCTCGTGTGGGTGATTTCAATgaatctacttactattttgaAGGCAATACAGGCCATCCTGTATTTGAAACGAAGTATGGAAGAATAGCTATTAATATTTGCTATGGTCGTCATCATCCTCAAAACTGGTTAATGTTTGGTATCAATGGAGCAGAGATGGTGTTTAATCCATCAGCTACTGTGGCTGGCTTGAGTGAGCATTTATGGTGTGTGGAGGCTCGCAATGCTGCTATAGCTAACAGCTACTTCACATTTGCTATAAATAGAGTGGGCACAGAACACTTCCCTAATGAATTCACTTCAGGAGATGGGAAGCCAGCTCACAAAGAATTTGGCCATTTCTATGGGTCTAGTTATGCCACTGCCCCAGATGGAGCTAGGACTCCAGGGTTGTCAAGAGTAAGGGATGGTTTGCTAATTGCCCAAATTGACTTGAACATGTGTCGCCAAATCAAAGATAAATGGGGTTTCACAATGACTCAACGCCTGGACCTATATGCAGACAGCTTGAGCAAGGCTGTGAAACATGACTATAAACCTCAAATTATTCGCAATAACTAA
- the LOC141440059 gene encoding eukaryotic translation initiation factor 2 subunit 2-like, with protein MDDDMIFDPSLKKKKKKKTGFDMDAALAEQGESTSVEAPADTGDVDVPEDDNLDLDNFGKKKKKKKKTFNLEEMESALPEVREERPPAEEPEQEDELVDDLDLDIDFSAKKKKKKKLDELLVDEEGGGEDKENTEDVHGDWIGSDRDYTYDELLERAFDVMREKNPSMVAGKKQKFIMRPPQVVRIGTKKTSFANFTEICKTLHRQPKHLLDFLLAELGTSGSVDGNSQLIIKGRFQQKQIENVLRRYIKEYVTCHTCRSPDTILQKDTRLFFLQCETCGSRCSVASIKSGFQAVTGKRAAMRAKTA; from the coding sequence ATGGATGACGATATGATATTCGACCCATCtctgaagaaaaagaagaagaagaagaccgGCTTCGACATGGACGCGGCTCTCGCGGAACAGGGCGAGAGCACGAGCGTGGAGGCACCCGCGGACACAGGTGACGTCGACGTGCCTGAGGACGATAACCTCGATTTAGACAACTTCggtaaaaagaagaagaagaaaaagaagactTTTAACCTGGAAGAGATGGAGAGCGCGCTGCCCGAGGTGAGGGAAGAGAGGCCGCCGGCGGAGGAGCCGGAGCAGGAGGATGAGCTCGTCGACGACCTCGACTTGGACATAGACTTCTCGGccaagaaaaagaagaagaagaaactgGACGAGCTGCTCGTGGACGAAGAAGGAGGCGGGGAGGACAAAGAGAACACGGAGGACGTTCACGGCGACTGGATCGGCAGCGACCGCGACTACACGTACGATGAGCTGCTGGAGCGGGCTTTCGACGTCATGCGGGAGAAGAACCCCAGTATGGTCGCCGGCAAGAAACAGAAGTTCATCATGAGGCCACCACAAGTCGTCCGGATCGGCACCAAGAAAACATCCTTTGCTAACTTTACAGAAATTTGTAAAACATTGCATCGTCAGCCCAAACATTTACTAGACTTTTTACTGGCCGAGTTAGGTACAAGCGGCTCTGTTGATGGTAACAGCCAGCTCATCATAAAGGGACGTTTCCAGCAAAAGCAAATAGAAAATGTATTGCGTCGGTATATCAAGGAATATGTCACATGCCATACATGTCGCTCTCCTGACACCATTTTACAGAAAGATACTCGGTTGTTTTTCCTTCAGTGTGAAACCTGTGGATCCCGCTGCTCTGTTGCTAGCATCAAGTCCGGTTTCCAGGCTGTTACTGGTAAACGTGCAGCTATGCGTGCAAAGACTGCATAG